In bacterium, the genomic window TATGCTTCTTGCTCTAGCTGGCCTGCGTGTTAAGGGGTTTGGGGTTAGGGACTAGAGGCTAGTAAAAAATGAGGAATGGAAAAAGGGCTCTCCCACAAGGAGGGTCCTTTTATTTTGTATTAATGGTGAAAATTTAAAGTTGTACTTGAAATTTTCACCGCCTTGCTGTAGGCTTTGAGGTGTGATCAAGCGAGAGTTGCAAAAGGTGTTGATGCAAAGGGCTAGGCAGTACCCTGTGGTGACCATTACGGGGCCAAGGCAATCGGGAAAATCCACTTTATGCAAAATGGTTTTTCCCGCTTATCAGTATGTAAATCTTGAGGATATATCGCTGCGAAACTTTGCCCAAGATGATCCAAAGGGTTTTTTGGAGCAATTTAATAATGGGGTAATTCTGGATGAAATCCAGAGAGTGCCCAATTTAACATCGCAAATCCAGGTGCTGGTTGATCAAAATAGTAAAAAAAAGAGCCAGTTTATTCTAACGGGTAGCCACAATTTTTCTTTGGTCCATTCAATTAATCAATCTCTAGCGGGGCGTACGGGGCTTTTAACATTGTTGCCCTTTACCATTAACGAAGCTCAAAATTTTAAAAGTAAAAATAGCGTTGATGCTTTTTTGTATAATGGATTTTACCCTAGAATTTACGATCAAAAAATTCCGGCTACAACACTTTTGTCCGATTATGTTGCCACCTATGTAGAGCGTGATGTGCGTCAGCTGGAGCAAATTCAAAACTTAAGTTTGTTCCAGAAGTTTTTGGGTTTATGTGCTGGGCGCATTGGCCAGGTGTTAAATCTTTCGGGGCTTGCTAACGAAGTGGGGGTGAGCAGTACCACTCTTAAGCAATG contains:
- a CDS encoding ATP-binding protein, coding for MIKRELQKVLMQRARQYPVVTITGPRQSGKSTLCKMVFPAYQYVNLEDISLRNFAQDDPKGFLEQFNNGVILDEIQRVPNLTSQIQVLVDQNSKKKSQFILTGSHNFSLVHSINQSLAGRTGLLTLLPFTINEAQNFKSKNSVDAFLYNGFYPRIYDQKIPATTLLSDYVATYVERDVRQLEQIQNLSLFQKFLGLCAGRIGQVLNLSGLANEVGVSSTTLKQWLSVLEASYLVYLLKPYHANIGKRLVKTPKLYFYDVGLACYLLGIHDVKQLMHHPLRGALFENLVVMEYIKKNYNHDQHLQFYFYRDHKGVEIDLVLVEANRCHLIEIKSSQTISSHFFDGMQKAASSFSKKTFQKTVVYAGKEVQKRNIGRVLPFDSIG